The following are encoded together in the Capsulimonas corticalis genome:
- the fdhD gene encoding formate dehydrogenase accessory sulfurtransferase FdhD, translated as MTTSPTVNRISICSVRGAGSQQAQDLIAVEEPLEIQLSSDRTAPQTVSITMRTPGNDAELAAGFLWSEGAITDTGQILAIQAEDNIVRVVTEPEVLAGLHRLSRNFYTTSSCGVCGKTSLDAIRQQARFPIAPEVPIVDRSILTTISDTVRQAQDAFNQTGGLHGAALLDIGGRLLDLREDVGRHNAVDKLIGAQILTGQLPLSGAILFLSGRASFELLQKARMAGIPIVAAVGAPSSLAVEMARDAGVTLIGFLRGDRFNIYTGAARVNLTPSMETAL; from the coding sequence ATGACGACCTCTCCGACTGTGAATCGCATCTCCATTTGTTCGGTGCGCGGCGCCGGCAGTCAGCAGGCGCAGGATTTGATCGCCGTGGAAGAGCCGCTGGAGATCCAGCTTTCCTCGGATCGAACTGCGCCTCAGACCGTCTCCATCACCATGAGAACTCCGGGAAACGACGCCGAACTCGCGGCGGGATTTCTCTGGAGCGAGGGCGCAATTACCGACACAGGGCAGATCCTGGCCATCCAGGCGGAAGATAACATCGTTCGCGTCGTGACGGAGCCGGAAGTACTCGCCGGACTTCATCGGCTGAGCCGCAATTTCTACACGACATCGAGCTGCGGTGTCTGTGGAAAAACCTCCCTGGACGCGATCCGCCAGCAGGCTCGGTTTCCGATCGCCCCAGAGGTCCCCATCGTCGACCGGTCGATTCTCACAACGATTTCGGATACTGTCCGCCAGGCGCAGGACGCGTTCAACCAAACCGGCGGCCTGCATGGCGCGGCGCTGCTGGATATCGGCGGACGGCTACTCGATCTGCGTGAGGATGTCGGACGCCACAACGCCGTCGATAAGCTCATCGGCGCGCAAATTCTCACGGGACAGCTGCCGCTCTCCGGCGCGATCTTGTTTCTGAGCGGGCGAGCCAGTTTTGAGCTGCTGCAAAAAGCGCGCATGGCCGGAATACCAATTGTCGCCGCCGTCGGCGCGCCGTCGAGCCTCGCCGTCGAGATGGCGCGGGACGCAGGCGTCACGCTGATCGGGTTCCTGCGCGGCGATCGGTTCAATATTTATACCGGCGCGGCCCGCGTCAATCTCACACCGTCCATGGAGACAGCGTTATGA
- a CDS encoding FdhF/YdeP family oxidoreductase produces MSDLEPTQGHGSVRAQGPVEESPAGVTEAKDAAGGIPAVVSSMRHIQEETGLARGVKTLLRMNQSDGFDCPGCAWPDPDDKRAVTEFCENGAKAVAEEATTRRVTAEFFQKWSVAALSEQTDHWLGKQGRLTHPMVLRPGSAHYEPISWDDAFQLIASELNALTSPDEALFYTSGRTSNEAAFLYQLFVRQFGSNNLPDCSNMCHESSGAALNETIGVGKGTVTLEDLEIADTIFVIGQNPGTNHPRMLTALQHAVRRGCTIVSVNPLPEAGLMRFQHPQEPIGMLTGGTPLTKLFLQVRINGDVALLKGVIKEMLEAEERRPGTVIDHEFIAAHTSGYEEFAVDILAESWDTIVEQSGVGRDQIREAAEIAMRAERMICCWAMGLTQHKNAVANIQEIVNLLLLRGQIGKPGAGACPVRGHSNVQGDRTMGIWEKMPDRFLDALGREFDFDPPRQHGLDAVESIKAMHAGKARVFIGMGGNFLSATPDTEYTADALRRCQLTVQISTKLNRSHLVTGQAALILPCLGRTETDLQAGGPQFVTVEDSMSVVHRSRGTLPPASEHLRSEPAIVAGMARATLGARSKVGWDELIANYDSIRDHIARVIPGFQDYNSRVRGANGFRLPNGARERSFVTTTQKARFTVHPIPTTKLGSDELLMMTIRSHDQYNTTIYGLDDRYRGVRNGRRVVFLNAEDIHSLGFQAEEWVDLVGRHEGVERVAERFMIVPYDIPRGCAATYFPETNVLVPITSVADKSNTPTSKSVIIRLRRSIKS; encoded by the coding sequence ATGAGCGATTTGGAACCGACGCAAGGGCATGGGAGCGTCCGGGCTCAAGGGCCGGTCGAAGAGTCCCCGGCCGGGGTCACCGAAGCCAAAGACGCCGCCGGAGGAATTCCGGCGGTGGTGTCTTCCATGCGGCATATCCAGGAAGAAACTGGACTGGCGCGCGGCGTCAAAACACTGCTGCGCATGAACCAATCGGATGGATTCGACTGCCCTGGGTGCGCCTGGCCCGATCCCGACGACAAACGCGCGGTCACGGAATTTTGCGAGAACGGCGCGAAGGCCGTCGCGGAAGAAGCGACCACCCGGCGCGTGACCGCCGAGTTCTTCCAAAAATGGAGCGTCGCCGCGCTGTCCGAGCAAACGGATCACTGGCTGGGCAAGCAAGGGCGCCTGACGCATCCCATGGTTCTGCGTCCCGGCTCGGCGCACTACGAACCGATCTCCTGGGACGACGCATTTCAGCTCATCGCTTCCGAGTTGAATGCGCTGACGTCTCCCGATGAGGCGCTGTTCTATACCTCCGGACGGACCAGCAACGAGGCGGCTTTCCTCTACCAATTATTTGTGCGACAGTTCGGTTCGAATAACCTGCCGGATTGCTCCAATATGTGTCACGAATCCAGCGGCGCGGCGCTGAATGAAACAATCGGCGTCGGCAAAGGCACGGTCACGCTCGAAGATTTGGAGATTGCGGACACGATCTTTGTGATCGGGCAGAATCCCGGCACCAATCACCCCCGTATGCTCACCGCGCTCCAGCACGCCGTCCGGCGCGGCTGCACGATCGTCAGCGTCAACCCATTGCCCGAGGCGGGCCTGATGCGCTTCCAGCATCCTCAGGAGCCGATTGGGATGCTCACCGGCGGCACGCCGCTGACCAAGCTCTTCCTGCAAGTGCGCATCAATGGCGATGTCGCGCTGCTCAAAGGCGTCATCAAAGAGATGCTCGAAGCCGAAGAGCGACGCCCCGGAACCGTCATCGACCACGAGTTCATCGCGGCGCACACGAGCGGCTATGAAGAGTTCGCCGTGGATATCCTGGCAGAGTCGTGGGATACGATTGTCGAGCAGAGCGGCGTTGGACGCGACCAGATCCGCGAGGCGGCCGAAATCGCCATGCGCGCCGAGCGGATGATCTGCTGCTGGGCGATGGGGCTGACCCAGCATAAAAACGCCGTCGCCAACATTCAGGAAATCGTCAACCTGCTGCTGCTGCGCGGCCAGATCGGCAAGCCCGGCGCGGGCGCCTGCCCGGTGCGCGGCCACAGCAACGTGCAGGGCGACCGCACGATGGGCATCTGGGAGAAGATGCCGGACCGATTCCTGGATGCTCTGGGACGCGAGTTCGATTTCGATCCGCCCCGCCAGCACGGCCTCGACGCCGTGGAGTCGATCAAGGCGATGCACGCCGGCAAGGCGCGCGTCTTCATCGGCATGGGCGGCAACTTTCTCTCGGCCACGCCGGACACCGAATACACCGCCGATGCGCTGCGCCGATGCCAATTGACGGTCCAGATCTCCACCAAGCTCAACCGCAGCCACCTCGTCACGGGGCAAGCGGCGTTGATCCTGCCGTGCCTTGGCCGCACCGAGACGGATTTGCAGGCGGGTGGTCCTCAGTTCGTTACCGTGGAGGACTCCATGAGCGTTGTGCACCGGTCGCGGGGAACTCTTCCGCCGGCTTCGGAGCACCTGCGCAGCGAGCCGGCGATCGTCGCGGGGATGGCGCGCGCCACGCTCGGCGCCCGGTCCAAGGTTGGCTGGGACGAGCTGATCGCAAATTACGATTCGATCCGCGACCATATCGCCCGTGTCATCCCTGGCTTTCAGGACTACAACTCTCGCGTCCGTGGCGCTAATGGGTTCCGCTTGCCGAACGGCGCGCGCGAGCGCAGCTTCGTCACGACGACACAAAAGGCGCGCTTCACCGTTCATCCGATCCCAACCACGAAGCTGGGCTCGGATGAGCTTCTGATGATGACGATCCGCAGCCACGACCAGTACAACACCACGATCTACGGCCTGGACGATCGTTACCGGGGAGTGCGCAACGGTCGGCGCGTGGTGTTCTTGAACGCGGAGGACATCCACTCCCTTGGATTCCAGGCTGAGGAGTGGGTCGATCTTGTCGGCCGCCACGAAGGCGTGGAGCGCGTGGCCGAACGGTTCATGATCGTCCCGTACGACATCCCGCGCGGCTGCGCCGCGACCTACTTCCCCGAAACCAACGTGCTCGTGCCGATTACCA